The Methyloferula stellata AR4 genome includes a window with the following:
- a CDS encoding class I SAM-dependent methyltransferase: MTVPICPICSGTEFREFRGRENAWCVGCHSLERTRYIWLYLTKLNILSKSSVVFHFGPEKGVSNKIAEIVDAHNYYPLDLFPQTYSGNQVLPYKFDICNDIAHEPDSSVDLLIANHILEHLPVSVDWVIAEFARLLKPGGSMILSVPMTSNPATVEDLSDLPKNERIKRFGQEDHWRVFGWREFPAMLERVLAAETIVRRDEHFTDSDLHRAAIPIETVGHPTSNTLFHFVRNERTSRRFERSTDGRLVRLRA; this comes from the coding sequence ATGACTGTTCCGATATGTCCCATTTGCTCCGGTACGGAATTTCGCGAATTCAGGGGCCGGGAAAATGCCTGGTGCGTCGGCTGTCACTCCTTGGAGAGAACGAGGTACATTTGGCTATATCTGACGAAGCTGAACATTTTGAGCAAAAGCAGCGTCGTTTTCCATTTCGGCCCCGAGAAGGGAGTGTCGAATAAAATAGCCGAGATCGTCGACGCCCATAACTATTACCCGCTGGATTTATTCCCTCAGACCTATTCGGGCAATCAGGTCCTTCCGTATAAATTCGATATTTGCAACGACATCGCGCACGAGCCGGATTCAAGCGTCGATCTGCTCATTGCCAACCATATTTTGGAGCACCTCCCGGTCTCGGTCGATTGGGTGATTGCCGAGTTCGCGAGATTATTGAAACCTGGCGGAAGCATGATTCTGTCGGTTCCGATGACATCCAATCCTGCCACGGTTGAAGATTTATCCGATCTTCCAAAGAATGAACGCATCAAGCGTTTTGGTCAGGAAGACCATTGGCGCGTCTTTGGCTGGCGGGAGTTCCCGGCGATGCTGGAACGCGTTCTCGCCGCAGAAACGATCGTGCGGCGCGATGAGCACTTTACGGATAGCGATCTTCATCGCGCCGCGATCCCGATAGAAACTGTCGGGCATCCGACGTCGAATACGCTCTTTCACTTCGTCAGGAACGAGCGGACCTCAAGGCGTTTCGAGCGGAGCACTGACGGCCGCCTCGTAAGGCTGAGGGCCTAA